The stretch of DNA TTCGATACTATAGAAAAAGATATTGAAAAGTATCTGCATAGATTTCAGGATGTATCTATTAATCAAGTTGAGCCTTTTACAACTTTAAATCCTACGCTTGAAAATATCAGCCACTACTTTAAAGAAACATTGCAGCAACTATTATTTGAAAAAAGGTGGCTTCTTTTATCTATTGAAGTCAGTGAAACGCCTACAAGGTCTTATATTATTGATATTTCTGATGAGGTTAAAGAAGTGCAGGCTTCCAGATAGAAGAAGGCATATTCAATCAATAAGGCTATAAGCACAGTATAAAAAGTGCTTATAGCCTTATTGATTGGAGAATAGTTTCGAAAACTTCTTCATAACGATAAAGTTTATCTGCTCTTCCCGAAATTATTTCTATACTGGAAAAGATATCTATGTATATTTATCAAGGGTTTGGAGCAATATAAAAAAT from Cellulosilyticum sp. I15G10I2 encodes:
- a CDS encoding 6-carboxytetrahydropterin synthase, which translates into the protein MKYNQYRFKFYINATHAIYINGVLGQEHPHTWEITMHTLKVKDDFIAFDTIEKDIEKYLHRFQDVSINQVEPFTTLNPTLENISHYFKETLQQLLFEKRWLLLSIEVSETPTRSYIIDISDEVKEVQASR